A region from the Mesorhizobium sp. J8 genome encodes:
- a CDS encoding acyl CoA:acetate/3-ketoacid CoA transferase has translation MVVSVSSSSGLGCPDAVLAAIGERFDAEGHPKAITTLHPIAAGDMYGIKGIDHLAKPGLLKRTLCGSYPSGPSSAEPPQIWKMIGDNSVAAYNVPSGILFDMHREAAAKRPGVLTKVGLDTFADPRHQGCAMNAAASEPIVSVEQFDGEEWLYFRAIVPNISIIRATSADERGNLTYEHEGAYLGGLEQALAARNNGGIVIAQVKRVVENGTLKPHDVRVPGVLVDHMVVAPDQLQTTQTPYDPAISGEIFRPLSTFRTPEMNIQKVIARRVAMELRDGMAVNIGFGISANVPRILLEEGQHGKVTWVIEQGAVGGVPLLDFKFGCASNAEAIMPSPHQFIYFQAGGFDASLLSFLQIDRHGSVNVSKLSARPHVTAGAGGFVDITARAKKIVFSGFFNAGAKLSLADGAIRIDQEGKVKKVVEAVEHISFSGKRAVAQGQDITYVTERCVMKLTPDGLMVTELAPGVDLERDVLAQAEIPLSVANDLKVTPAALYQDRPIGLSLNGGASLGGAHD, from the coding sequence ATGGTCGTCTCGGTATCGTCGTCGAGCGGCCTCGGCTGTCCGGACGCCGTGCTTGCCGCGATCGGCGAGCGCTTCGACGCGGAAGGCCATCCGAAGGCGATCACCACGCTGCACCCGATCGCCGCCGGCGACATGTACGGCATCAAGGGCATCGACCATCTCGCTAAGCCAGGCCTGTTGAAGCGCACCCTCTGCGGCTCCTATCCCTCCGGCCCCTCCTCCGCCGAGCCGCCGCAGATTTGGAAGATGATCGGCGACAATTCCGTCGCCGCCTACAACGTGCCCTCCGGCATCCTGTTCGATATGCATCGCGAAGCCGCTGCCAAGCGGCCGGGCGTGCTGACCAAGGTCGGCCTCGACACCTTCGCCGATCCGCGCCACCAAGGCTGCGCGATGAACGCCGCGGCGAGCGAGCCAATCGTCTCGGTCGAGCAATTCGACGGCGAAGAATGGCTCTATTTCCGCGCCATCGTGCCCAACATCTCGATCATCCGCGCCACTTCCGCCGACGAGCGCGGCAATCTCACCTACGAGCATGAGGGCGCCTATCTCGGCGGCCTGGAGCAGGCGCTGGCGGCCCGCAACAATGGCGGCATCGTCATTGCGCAGGTCAAGCGCGTCGTCGAGAACGGCACACTGAAGCCGCATGACGTACGCGTGCCCGGCGTGCTGGTCGACCACATGGTGGTCGCGCCCGACCAGTTGCAGACGACGCAGACGCCTTACGATCCGGCGATCTCCGGCGAGATCTTCCGGCCATTGTCGACCTTCCGCACGCCGGAAATGAACATCCAGAAGGTCATCGCGCGCCGCGTCGCCATGGAGTTGCGCGACGGCATGGCCGTCAATATCGGCTTCGGCATCTCCGCCAATGTGCCGCGCATCCTTCTCGAGGAAGGCCAGCACGGCAAGGTCACCTGGGTGATCGAGCAGGGCGCGGTCGGCGGCGTGCCGCTGCTCGACTTCAAATTCGGCTGCGCCTCGAACGCCGAGGCGATCATGCCCTCACCGCACCAGTTCATCTATTTCCAGGCCGGCGGCTTCGACGCCTCGCTGCTCTCCTTCCTGCAGATCGACCGTCATGGCTCGGTCAACGTTTCGAAGCTCTCGGCGCGGCCGCATGTCACCGCCGGCGCCGGCGGTTTCGTCGACATCACCGCACGGGCGAAGAAGATCGTCTTCTCCGGCTTCTTCAATGCCGGCGCCAAGCTTTCGCTCGCCGATGGCGCGATCCGCATCGACCAGGAAGGCAAGGTCAAGAAGGTGGTCGAGGCGGTCGAGCACATCTCCTTCTCGGGAAAACGCGCTGTCGCTCAAGGGCAGGACATCACCTACGTCACCGAGCGCTGCGTGATGAAGCTGACGCCGGACGGGCTGATGGTCACGGAGTTGGCCCCCGGCGTCGACCTCGAACGTGACGTGCTGGCGCAGGCCGAGATTCCGCTCTCCGTCGCCAACGACCTCAAGGTCACGCCCGCGGCGCTCTATCAGGACCGGCCGATCGGCCTGTCGCTCAATGGCGGCGCCTCGCTCGGAGGCGCTCATGACTGA
- a CDS encoding enoyl-CoA hydratase/isomerase family protein, whose translation MTERHVTFQRDGAVGIVTLRRPEKFNALDIRMLRALETALDKAELAEGVRAVLIRGEGKGFCAGGDVEAWGAMSAADFQVQWVRYGHRVFDRLARLRQPTIAVLSGHALGGGLELAAACDFRVAEAQIKLGFPETSIGVVPGWSGTQRAVRRFGAQIVRRMAIGGEIFLAADALAHGIVDRLVETGKAFDEAKAWAEKIAERGPLATEAAKLMIGVAEGEEDAAAVEALASGFIALTGDLKAGVGAFKTKQKPAFSRS comes from the coding sequence ATGACTGAGCGTCACGTCACTTTCCAAAGGGATGGCGCCGTCGGCATCGTCACGCTGCGCCGGCCGGAGAAATTCAACGCGCTCGACATTCGGATGCTGCGCGCGCTCGAAACGGCACTCGACAAAGCCGAACTGGCCGAGGGCGTTCGCGCCGTGCTGATCCGCGGCGAAGGCAAGGGCTTCTGCGCCGGCGGCGACGTCGAGGCCTGGGGCGCGATGAGCGCCGCCGACTTCCAGGTGCAGTGGGTGCGCTACGGCCACCGCGTCTTCGACCGGCTGGCGCGGCTCAGGCAACCGACCATCGCCGTGCTGTCCGGCCACGCGCTGGGCGGTGGGCTGGAACTGGCCGCGGCTTGCGACTTCCGCGTCGCCGAAGCCCAGATAAAACTCGGCTTTCCCGAAACCTCGATCGGCGTCGTTCCCGGATGGTCGGGCACGCAGCGCGCCGTGCGCCGCTTCGGTGCACAGATCGTGCGCCGGATGGCGATTGGCGGCGAGATTTTCCTGGCAGCCGACGCGCTCGCGCACGGCATCGTCGACCGGCTGGTCGAAACGGGCAAGGCTTTCGACGAAGCCAAGGCGTGGGCCGAGAAGATCGCCGAACGCGGCCCGCTGGCGACGGAGGCCGCCAAGCTGATGATCGGCGTTGCCGAGGGCGAGGAAGACGCCGCCGCCGTGGAAGCGCTGGCCAGCGGTTTCATCGCGCTGACAGGCGACCTCAAAGCCGGCGTCGGCGCTTTCAAGACCAAGCAGAAGCCGGCCTTTTCGAGATCCTAG
- a CDS encoding aldehyde dehydrogenase family protein: MNAPLNIAMPAEASRAPQAYKLLIDGRHVDARDGRSIERASPGHGFIVSRYAQAGAAEVEAAVQAAHKAFETGPWPRMKASERAAVLLKAADLIETRLEEIARLDALESGKPIAQARGEIGGAIDIWRYAASLARTLHGESYANLGDDMLGVVLREPIGVVSIITPWNFPFLIVSQKLPFALAAGCTAVVKPSEMTSASTFVLGDILLEAGLPAGVVNMLAGYGADVGAPMVSHPLVEMVSFTGSTRVGKTTMAAASNSLKKVSMELGGKNGQIIFPDADLEAAADAAVFGGFFNAGECCNAGSRLIVHEAIADDFLNAVKALSQKVRVGDPLDDRTKVGAMISTEHMEKVAGYVTAAKTDGGNVFAGGARLPSNAGQYLDPTIIRNVTEDMAIAREEVFGPVLSVLTFETIEKALHIANNTPYGLSAGVWSASIDTCMSVARGVRSGTVWVNTFMEGYPELPFGGYKQSGLGRELGKRAVEDYTEEKTIQFHRGQRTGWWLG; the protein is encoded by the coding sequence ATGAACGCACCGCTCAACATTGCCATGCCGGCCGAGGCGTCCCGAGCGCCGCAGGCTTACAAGCTTTTGATCGACGGCCGGCATGTCGATGCCCGTGACGGCCGCAGCATCGAGCGCGCCAGTCCCGGCCACGGCTTCATCGTCTCCCGCTATGCGCAGGCGGGCGCGGCGGAGGTCGAGGCGGCGGTGCAGGCTGCGCACAAGGCGTTCGAGACCGGCCCATGGCCGCGCATGAAGGCGTCGGAACGCGCCGCGGTGCTGCTCAAGGCGGCCGACCTGATCGAGACGCGACTGGAAGAGATCGCCCGCCTCGACGCGTTGGAATCCGGCAAGCCGATCGCCCAGGCGCGCGGCGAGATCGGCGGCGCGATCGACATCTGGCGCTATGCCGCCTCGCTTGCCCGCACGCTCCATGGCGAAAGCTACGCCAATCTCGGCGACGATATGCTGGGCGTCGTGCTGCGCGAGCCGATCGGCGTCGTCTCGATCATCACGCCGTGGAATTTTCCTTTCCTGATCGTCAGCCAGAAGCTGCCTTTCGCGCTTGCCGCCGGCTGCACGGCGGTGGTCAAGCCGAGCGAGATGACCTCGGCCTCGACCTTCGTGCTCGGCGACATCCTGCTGGAAGCCGGATTGCCGGCCGGTGTCGTCAACATGCTCGCCGGCTACGGCGCCGATGTCGGCGCGCCGATGGTCAGCCATCCGCTGGTCGAGATGGTGTCCTTCACCGGCTCGACCCGCGTCGGCAAGACAACGATGGCCGCTGCCTCGAACTCCTTGAAGAAGGTCTCGATGGAGCTCGGCGGCAAGAACGGCCAGATCATCTTCCCCGACGCCGATCTCGAAGCGGCGGCGGACGCCGCGGTGTTCGGCGGCTTCTTCAACGCCGGCGAATGCTGCAATGCGGGCAGCCGCCTGATCGTGCACGAGGCGATCGCGGACGACTTCCTGAACGCCGTCAAGGCACTGTCCCAGAAGGTCCGCGTCGGCGATCCGCTCGATGACCGCACCAAGGTAGGCGCGATGATCTCGACCGAGCATATGGAAAAGGTAGCCGGCTATGTAACGGCTGCGAAAACCGATGGCGGCAACGTTTTCGCCGGCGGCGCGCGGCTTCCATCCAATGCCGGCCAATATCTCGATCCGACCATCATCCGCAACGTTACAGAGGATATGGCGATCGCGCGCGAGGAAGTGTTCGGGCCGGTGCTGTCCGTGCTCACTTTTGAAACGATTGAAAAGGCATTGCACATTGCCAACAACACGCCCTATGGTCTGTCTGCAGGGGTGTGGAGCGCCAGCATCGACACATGCATGTCGGTGGCGCGCGGTGTGCGTTCGGGGACGGTTTGGGTGAATACGTTCATGGAAGGTTATCCCGAACTGCCCTTCGGCGGCTACAAGCAGTCCGGTCTGGGACGCGAACTCGGCAAACGCGCGGTCGAGGACTATACCGAGGAAAAGACTATCCAGTTTCATCGCGGCCAGCGCACCGGTTGGTGGCTCGGCTGA
- a CDS encoding ABC transporter substrate-binding protein has product MLRKLLIGTALATSFAFSAHAADVKEVQMLHWWTSGGEAAALNVLKQDLAKEGYAWKDVPVAGGGGDAAMTALKAMVAAGNYPTASQMLGYTVLDYAAAGVMGDLTETAKKEGWDKSVPAALQKFSVYDGKWVAAPVNVHSVNWLWINKAVMDKIGGTEPKTFDDFVALLDKAKAAGVIPLALGGQNWQEATMFDSVVLSTGGPEFYKKAMNDLDEESLKSDTMKKSFDNLAKLVTYVDPNFSGRDWNLATAMVIKGDALVQVMGDWAKGEFHAANKTPGTDFLCYRFPGTDGSVIYNSDMFGMFNVPEDRKAAQVALATATLSKSFQSAFNVVKGSVPARTDVPDTDFDACGKKGIADLKKANEGGTLFGSLAQGYGAPPAVANAYKDVVSKFVHGQIKTSDEAVTELVKAIDDAK; this is encoded by the coding sequence ATGTTGCGCAAATTGCTTATCGGAACGGCACTTGCGACGAGCTTTGCGTTCTCGGCGCATGCCGCGGACGTCAAGGAAGTGCAGATGCTGCATTGGTGGACGTCGGGCGGCGAGGCAGCTGCTCTGAACGTGCTGAAGCAGGATCTCGCCAAAGAAGGCTATGCCTGGAAGGACGTGCCGGTGGCCGGTGGCGGCGGCGACGCCGCCATGACCGCGCTGAAGGCTATGGTCGCGGCCGGCAACTACCCGACCGCCTCGCAGATGCTCGGCTACACCGTGCTCGACTATGCCGCCGCCGGCGTCATGGGCGACCTGACCGAGACCGCCAAGAAGGAAGGCTGGGACAAGTCGGTTCCGGCTGCCCTGCAGAAGTTCTCCGTCTATGACGGCAAGTGGGTCGCCGCTCCGGTCAACGTCCACTCCGTCAACTGGCTGTGGATCAACAAGGCGGTGATGGACAAGATCGGCGGCACCGAGCCGAAGACTTTCGACGACTTCGTGGCGTTGCTCGACAAAGCCAAGGCTGCCGGCGTCATCCCGCTCGCGCTGGGCGGCCAGAACTGGCAGGAAGCCACCATGTTCGACTCCGTCGTTCTGTCGACCGGCGGGCCGGAATTCTACAAGAAGGCGATGAACGACCTCGATGAAGAGTCGCTCAAGTCCGACACGATGAAGAAGTCGTTCGACAATCTCGCCAAGCTCGTCACCTATGTCGATCCGAATTTCTCGGGCCGCGATTGGAACCTCGCCACCGCCATGGTCATCAAGGGCGACGCGCTGGTTCAGGTCATGGGCGACTGGGCCAAGGGCGAATTCCACGCCGCCAACAAGACCCCGGGCACCGACTTCCTCTGCTACCGCTTCCCGGGCACCGACGGTTCGGTGATCTACAACTCCGACATGTTCGGCATGTTCAACGTGCCGGAGGACCGCAAGGCCGCCCAGGTGGCACTCGCCACCGCCACCCTGTCGAAGAGCTTCCAGTCGGCCTTCAACGTGGTGAAGGGTTCGGTTCCGGCCCGCACCGACGTGCCTGACACGGATTTCGACGCCTGCGGCAAGAAGGGCATCGCCGACCTGAAGAAGGCCAACGAAGGCGGCACGCTGTTCGGCTCGCTGGCGCAGGGCTATGGCGCCCCGCCAGCCGTCGCCAACGCCTACAAGGATGTCGTGTCGAAGTTCGTCCACGGTCAGATCAAGACCTCCGACGAGGCCGTGACCGAACTGGTCAAGGCGATCGACGACGCCAAGTAA
- a CDS encoding carbohydrate ABC transporter permease codes for MSTVAETEIKLTPEHDARPGATVRSRLQDLLPKIVLAPSFAATIVFVYGFILWTIYLSFTNSKTFPSYDITGARAYQRLWRWTFESDPPSSWYTSITNMGIFGFLYILICLALGLFLAILLDQKIRGEGVLRPIYLYPMALSFIVTGVAWKWFLDPGLGLEQTLHQWGWTSFHFDWIKNKDFVIYTVVIAGVWQASGFIMAMFLAGLRGIDGEIMKAAQIDGASTFQLYRRIVIPLLRPVFLSAFIVLAHLAIKSYDLVVALTSGGPGGSAWLPSNFMYEFTFKRNEMAVGSASAVIMLMTLTAIIVPYLYSELREKPR; via the coding sequence ATGAGCACAGTTGCCGAAACCGAGATCAAGCTGACGCCGGAGCACGACGCCCGTCCCGGCGCGACGGTCCGTTCGCGGTTGCAGGATCTGTTGCCGAAGATCGTTCTGGCGCCAAGCTTCGCGGCGACGATCGTCTTCGTCTACGGCTTCATCCTGTGGACGATCTATCTGTCCTTCACCAATTCAAAGACCTTCCCGTCCTATGACATCACCGGCGCCCGCGCCTATCAGCGGCTGTGGCGCTGGACCTTCGAGAGCGACCCGCCGTCGAGCTGGTACACCTCCATCACCAATATGGGCATCTTCGGCTTCCTCTATATCCTGATCTGCCTGGCGCTCGGCCTGTTCCTGGCCATCCTGCTCGACCAGAAGATCCGTGGTGAAGGCGTCTTGAGGCCGATCTACCTCTACCCGATGGCGCTTTCCTTCATCGTCACCGGCGTCGCGTGGAAATGGTTCCTCGATCCGGGCCTCGGGCTGGAGCAGACGCTGCATCAATGGGGCTGGACGAGCTTCCATTTCGACTGGATCAAGAACAAGGATTTCGTCATCTACACGGTGGTGATCGCAGGCGTCTGGCAGGCTTCCGGCTTCATCATGGCGATGTTCCTTGCCGGCCTTCGCGGTATCGACGGCGAGATCATGAAGGCGGCGCAGATCGACGGCGCGTCCACCTTCCAGCTCTACCGCCGCATCGTCATTCCGCTGCTGCGGCCCGTGTTCCTGTCGGCCTTCATCGTGCTCGCGCATCTGGCCATCAAGTCCTACGACCTGGTGGTGGCGCTGACCAGCGGCGGACCCGGCGGCTCGGCCTGGCTGCCGTCGAACTTCATGTACGAGTTCACCTTCAAGCGCAATGAGATGGCGGTCGGCTCGGCCAGTGCGGTGATCATGCTGATGACGCTGACCGCGATCATCGTGCCTTACCTCTATTCCGAGCTCAGGGAGAAGCCGCGATGA
- a CDS encoding carbohydrate ABC transporter permease: MSTVASPARPASSGMSARTINRIVIYGLLALFAVFYLMPLFVMLVTSFKTMDEIQNGNMLALPQSPTIEPWFKAWGQTCVGLTCAGIKGYFWNSIKMVVPAVLISTLLGALNGYVLTKWRFRGHTLVFAMMLFACFIPFQSVLLPMATILGSLGRFGATLQNATGFNFGLGNSTVNLVFVHVVYGLGFTTLFFRNYYEAFPTELVKAAQVDGASFFQIFRRIMLPNSMPIFVVTVIYQFTNIWNDFLFASAYAGTGDVMPMTVALNNVVNTSTGVVEYNVNMAAAMIAALPTLIVYVVAGRYFVRGLMAGAVKG, from the coding sequence ATGAGCACTGTTGCCTCGCCCGCCCGTCCGGCTTCGAGCGGCATGAGTGCCAGGACGATCAATCGCATCGTGATCTACGGCCTGCTCGCGCTGTTCGCGGTCTTCTACCTGATGCCGCTCTTCGTCATGCTGGTCACCTCGTTCAAGACCATGGACGAGATCCAGAACGGCAACATGCTGGCGCTGCCGCAGTCGCCGACCATCGAGCCCTGGTTCAAGGCCTGGGGCCAGACTTGCGTCGGCCTCACCTGCGCCGGTATCAAGGGCTATTTCTGGAACTCCATCAAGATGGTGGTGCCGGCGGTGCTGATCTCGACGTTGCTCGGCGCCCTCAACGGCTACGTGCTGACCAAATGGCGCTTCCGCGGCCACACGCTGGTCTTCGCCATGATGCTGTTCGCCTGCTTCATCCCGTTCCAGTCGGTGCTGTTGCCGATGGCGACCATCCTCGGCAGCCTCGGCCGCTTCGGCGCCACCCTGCAGAACGCGACGGGCTTCAATTTCGGCCTCGGCAATTCGACGGTGAACCTGGTCTTCGTCCACGTGGTTTACGGCCTCGGCTTCACCACCTTGTTCTTCCGCAACTATTACGAGGCCTTCCCGACCGAACTGGTGAAGGCGGCGCAGGTCGACGGCGCGTCCTTCTTCCAGATTTTCCGTCGCATCATGCTGCCGAACTCGATGCCGATCTTCGTCGTCACCGTCATCTACCAGTTCACCAACATCTGGAACGACTTCCTGTTCGCCTCCGCTTACGCGGGCACGGGCGACGTCATGCCGATGACCGTAGCGCTGAACAATGTCGTCAACACCTCGACCGGCGTCGTCGAATACAACGTCAACATGGCGGCGGCGATGATCGCCGCGCTCCCAACCCTGATCGTCTATGTCGTCGCCGGCCGCTACTTCGTGCGCGGGCTGATGGCCGGCGCGGTCAAGGGCTGA
- a CDS encoding ABC transporter ATP-binding protein: MAFLEIDGLKKRFGNVEILKGINVELDKGGFLVLVGPSGCGKSTLLNTIAGLEQITEGEIRVDGRAINDLHPSKRDIAMVFQSYALYPNMTVAGNIAFGMEMRGVPAAERQAAIDKVAKILQIGHLLNRKPSQLSGGQRQRVAMGRALVRDPKLFLFDEPLSNLDAKLRVDMRIEIKRLHATTGTTIVYVTHDQIEAMTLATKIAVMRDGEVQQFGTPAEIYNNPTNIFVADFMGSPAMNLIPAKIDANGSGLSVVLDREARQPIVLPMPGAPAGLSAFKDKQVIFGVRPEALTDPEGAERNGSNIATADCHIEVVEPAGSDTFAVTNLGGKGVVARLRADARIQPGTSTPLAFNLSKAVFFDPATEKRIL; encoded by the coding sequence ATGGCTTTTCTGGAAATTGATGGGCTGAAGAAGCGCTTCGGGAATGTCGAGATCCTGAAGGGCATCAATGTCGAGCTCGACAAGGGCGGCTTCCTGGTGCTGGTCGGCCCGTCCGGCTGCGGCAAGTCCACGCTGCTCAACACCATCGCCGGCCTGGAGCAGATCACCGAGGGCGAGATCCGCGTCGACGGCCGCGCCATCAACGATCTGCACCCTTCGAAGCGCGATATCGCCATGGTCTTCCAGAGCTACGCGCTTTATCCGAACATGACGGTTGCCGGCAACATTGCCTTCGGCATGGAGATGCGCGGCGTGCCGGCGGCGGAGCGCCAGGCGGCGATCGACAAGGTCGCCAAGATCCTGCAGATCGGCCACCTGCTCAACCGCAAGCCCAGCCAGCTCTCCGGCGGCCAGCGGCAGCGCGTCGCCATGGGCCGGGCGCTGGTGCGCGACCCGAAGCTCTTTTTGTTCGACGAGCCGCTCTCGAACCTCGACGCCAAGCTGCGCGTCGACATGCGCATCGAGATCAAGCGCCTGCATGCAACCACCGGCACGACGATCGTCTATGTCACGCACGACCAGATCGAGGCGATGACGCTGGCGACCAAGATCGCCGTGATGCGCGACGGCGAAGTGCAGCAATTCGGCACGCCGGCCGAGATCTACAACAACCCGACCAACATCTTCGTCGCCGACTTCATGGGCTCGCCGGCGATGAACCTGATCCCGGCCAAGATCGACGCCAATGGCAGCGGGCTGTCGGTGGTGCTGGACCGCGAAGCGCGCCAGCCGATCGTGCTGCCGATGCCCGGCGCGCCTGCCGGCCTTTCGGCCTTCAAGGACAAGCAGGTGATCTTCGGCGTGCGTCCCGAGGCGCTGACCGACCCGGAAGGCGCCGAGCGCAACGGTTCGAACATTGCCACCGCCGACTGCCACATCGAAGTGGTGGAGCCGGCCGGCTCCGACACCTTCGCCGTCACCAATCTCGGCGGCAAGGGCGTGGTGGCTCGGCTCAGGGCCGATGCCAGGATCCAGCCCGGCACCAGCACGCCATTGGCCTTCAACCTCAGCAAGGCGGTGTTCTTCGACCCGGCGACCGAGAAGCGCATTCTTTAA
- a CDS encoding GMC oxidoreductase: MANPDIVIIGSGIGGATIASGLAGSGASILILERGEPLPATPHARSTRSIFIDEHYRPKEMWREAGGAAFNPGNYYYVGGNSKFFGAVLIRYREEDFSELEHFGGVSPAWPFSYDEFEPWYSKAEQLFRVRGTLGEDPTEPFHSIPYAFKPVPDEPPIARARAELKALGLHPASLPLGVDIEAWLKEGKTGWDAFPNTGQGKIDAQTGPLTAALTDRNIRLETGSHVDWLETAPDGKTIAAIHYTQDGAPKTLSPKLVILSAGAINSAAILLRSPSTNGKGLANSSDQVGRNFMNHNSSAMLAIDPRRRNTSVYQKTLMLNDYYLSDGKGGKPLGNVQLLGKIDGNMLKANVRTMPKFVLDFMAGHAVDWYLMCEDLPDPESRIMVDGKEIVMQWRRSNMQSLEGLTKVMRENLRACGYPIVLSRPFDKRTPSHQCGTVKMGNDPATSPLDPFCRAWDHRNLFVVDGGFLPTSAAVNPALSIAAQALRVADYIRKTELAV; encoded by the coding sequence ATGGCAAACCCGGATATCGTCATCATCGGCTCCGGCATCGGCGGCGCCACGATCGCCTCCGGCTTGGCCGGCAGCGGCGCCTCGATCCTCATCCTGGAGCGCGGCGAGCCGCTGCCCGCGACGCCGCATGCGCGCTCGACGCGTTCGATCTTCATCGACGAGCACTACAGGCCGAAGGAGATGTGGCGCGAGGCCGGCGGCGCTGCCTTCAACCCCGGCAATTACTATTATGTCGGCGGCAATTCGAAGTTCTTCGGCGCGGTCCTGATCCGCTACCGCGAGGAGGATTTTTCCGAGCTCGAGCATTTCGGCGGCGTATCGCCAGCCTGGCCGTTTTCCTATGACGAATTCGAACCTTGGTATTCCAAGGCCGAGCAGCTCTTTCGCGTTCGCGGCACGCTCGGCGAGGACCCAACCGAACCGTTCCATTCGATCCCCTACGCCTTCAAGCCGGTGCCGGACGAGCCACCGATCGCGCGCGCCCGCGCCGAGCTCAAAGCCCTCGGTTTGCATCCCGCCTCGCTGCCGCTCGGCGTCGACATCGAGGCATGGCTTAAAGAGGGCAAGACGGGTTGGGATGCGTTCCCCAACACTGGCCAGGGCAAGATCGACGCCCAGACCGGCCCGCTGACGGCGGCGCTCACCGACAGGAACATCCGCCTTGAAACCGGCTCCCATGTCGACTGGCTCGAGACCGCACCGGACGGCAAGACGATCGCCGCCATCCACTACACGCAAGATGGCGCGCCAAAGACGCTGTCGCCGAAGCTCGTCATCCTGTCGGCCGGCGCGATCAACTCGGCCGCGATCCTGCTGCGATCGCCTAGCACGAATGGCAAAGGACTCGCCAACAGCTCCGACCAGGTCGGTCGCAATTTCATGAACCACAATTCGAGCGCGATGCTGGCGATCGACCCGCGACGCCGCAATACATCCGTCTACCAGAAGACGCTGATGCTCAACGACTACTATCTGTCCGACGGCAAAGGCGGCAAGCCGCTCGGCAACGTGCAGTTGCTCGGCAAGATCGACGGCAACATGCTCAAGGCCAATGTGAGGACGATGCCGAAATTCGTGCTCGACTTCATGGCCGGCCACGCCGTCGACTGGTACCTGATGTGCGAGGACCTGCCCGATCCCGAAAGCCGCATCATGGTCGACGGCAAGGAGATCGTCATGCAGTGGCGGCGTTCCAACATGCAGTCGCTGGAAGGCCTGACCAAGGTCATGCGCGAGAACCTGCGCGCCTGCGGCTATCCGATCGTGCTGTCGCGCCCCTTCGACAAGCGCACGCCCTCGCACCAGTGCGGCACGGTCAAGATGGGCAATGATCCGGCCACCTCGCCGCTCGATCCATTCTGCCGGGCCTGGGATCACCGGAACCTGTTCGTCGTCGACGGCGGCTTCCTGCCGACCTCCGCCGCGGTCAATCCGGCGCTGTCGATCGCGGCACAAGCGCTGCGCGTGGCGGACTACATCCGCAAGACGGAGCTTGCCGTATGA
- a CDS encoding 3-ketoacyl-ACP reductase: protein MSRPAAIVTGGARGIGLACAEALADAGFDILIADLAGKPADGLAKTITGRGAKFAYAPCDIADLAGHSKLVEAVVDAFGRIDCLVNNAGVGAVVRGDLLELKPENFDRALDINLRGTVFLSQAVAKAMLAMPAVSTRSIITITSVSAAMASPERADYCISKAGLSMWVKNLALRLAADNIGVFEVRPGIIRTDMTSGVSAKYDALIEGGLVPAKRWGEAADVGAAVAALASGKFGFSTGSVVDVDGALSVPRL from the coding sequence ATGAGCCGCCCGGCAGCCATCGTCACCGGCGGCGCGCGCGGCATAGGGCTTGCCTGCGCCGAGGCACTGGCCGATGCAGGCTTCGACATTCTCATCGCCGATCTCGCCGGGAAACCCGCCGACGGACTGGCTAAAACGATCACCGGGCGCGGCGCGAAGTTTGCCTATGCCCCCTGCGATATCGCCGATCTCGCCGGCCATTCGAAACTTGTCGAAGCGGTCGTAGATGCCTTCGGCCGCATCGATTGCCTGGTCAACAATGCCGGCGTCGGCGCCGTGGTGCGCGGCGATCTTTTGGAATTGAAGCCGGAGAATTTCGACCGCGCGCTGGACATCAACTTGCGCGGCACGGTGTTCCTCAGCCAGGCCGTCGCCAAGGCCATGCTGGCGATGCCTGCCGTTTCGACCCGGTCGATCATAACCATCACCTCGGTGAGCGCCGCCATGGCTTCGCCGGAACGCGCCGACTACTGCATCTCCAAGGCCGGGCTTTCGATGTGGGTGAAGAACCTGGCGCTGCGGCTCGCCGCCGACAATATCGGCGTGTTCGAAGTACGGCCGGGCATTATCCGCACCGACATGACCTCCGGCGTTTCGGCCAAATATGACGCGCTTATCGAAGGCGGGCTGGTACCGGCGAAACGCTGGGGCGAGGCCGCCGATGTCGGTGCCGCGGTCGCCGCGCTTGCCTCTGGAAAATTCGGCTTTTCGACAGGATCGGTCGTCGATGTCGACGGCGCGCTCTCGGTGCCACGCTTGTGA